From the genome of Miscanthus floridulus cultivar M001 chromosome 10, ASM1932011v1, whole genome shotgun sequence, one region includes:
- the LOC136485844 gene encoding uncharacterized protein, producing the protein MATATESKGVTHRTLELNGIKIHVAEAGDGSAGGTVLFLHGFLELWHSWQHPLMSLSSRGYRCLAPDLRGYGDSSAPPSPSSYTIFHLVGDVVGVLDALSLARVFVVGQGWGALLAWHLATVRPDRVRALVNMSGAFMPRNPSVRPLQAFRRLFGDGYYLLRLQEPGAMEAEFARMDTRFIFRKLLTTRETGAISLSPEWWGPQDQDIPLPPWLTEEFVHVLAAKFDETGFAGAMNSFRCLDLNWELTAPWTGAKVTVPTKYIAGEDAMSYNRVKEYIHKGGLQRDVPGLEEVAVIAGAGHYVHLEKAEEVTEHIYEFIKKF; encoded by the exons ATGGCGACGGCGACGGAGTCGAAGGGCGTAACCCACCGGACGCTGGAGCTGAACGGCATCAAGATCCACGTGGCCGAGGCCGGCGACGGCTCCGCGGGCGGCACGGTGCTGTTCCTGCACGGCTTCCTGGAGCTCTGGCACTCGTGGCAGCACCCGCTGATGTCGCTCTCGTCGCGGGGCTACCGCTGCCTGGCCCCGGACCTCCGAGGCTACGGAGACTCGTCGGCGCCGCCGTCCCCGTCCTCGTACACCATCTTCCACCTCGTGGGCGACGTGGTGGGCGTCCTCGACGCGCTCTCCCTGGCTCGGGTGTTCGTGGTCGGCCAGGGCTGGGGCGCGCTCCTGGCGTGGCACCTCGCCACGGTCCGCCCCGACCGGGTCCGCGCACTCGTCAACATGAGCGGCGCCTTCATGCCGCGCAACCCCAGCGTGCGCCCGCTGCAGGCGTTCCGGCGGCTCTTCGGCGACGGCTACTACCTGCTGCGGCTGCAGGAGCCCGGAGCCATGGAGGCGGAGTTCGCGCGGATGGACACCAGGTTCATCTTCAGGAAGCTCCTCACCACCCGCGAGACGGGCGCCATCTCACTGTCGCCGGAGTGGTGGGGGCCTCAGGACCAGGACATCCCACTGCCGCCGTGGCTCACGGAGGAGTTCGTCCACGTCCTCGCCGCCAAGTTCGACGAGACAGGGTTCGCCGGCGCCATGAACTCCTTCCGCTGCCTCGACCT CAACTGGGAGCTGACGGCGCCATGGACAGGGGCTAAGGTGACCGTGCCGACCAAGTACATCGCTGGGGAGGACGCCATGTCGTACAACCGGGTGAAGGAGTACATACACAAGGGCGGGCTCCAGCGCGACGTGCCGGGACTGGAGGAAGTGGCGGTGATCGCCGGCGCTGGGCACTACGTCCACCTCGAGAAGGCGGAGGAGGTGACGGAGCACATCTACGAATTCATCAAAAAGTTCTGA